One stretch of Armigeres subalbatus isolate Guangzhou_Male chromosome 2, GZ_Asu_2, whole genome shotgun sequence DNA includes these proteins:
- the LOC134218490 gene encoding actin-binding LIM protein 2 isoform X4, with the protein MGKTKIQCSKCQKKCSGEVLRVSDRYFHKTCFQCTKCNKSLATGGFFSKDGSYYCTLDYQKLYGTKCAACNQYVEGEVVSTMGNTYHQKCFTCSKCKQAFQSGSKVTNTGKEVLCENCVTGPVATAPQLTNSAAASPKRQIEQKQEQKTIKEITSSPTKAATLHHHQEAIRKQQNSKDVDPNECAGCHQQLKEGQALIALDRQWHIWCFKCNACGVTLNGEYMGKDGVPYCEKDFQKSFGVKCAYCNRYISGKVLQAGDNHHFHPTCARCTKCGDPFGDGEEMYLQGGAIWHPRCGPGPSSESGILNGVETNGFNTETEFDRTSTSAMSEIQYHRTTSPGLILREYNRSGFEDIARIYTYSYLTDEPHYLRKPIEPYDKAPVSPHFHRPNQYGTGHRSASGSRSHSRSRSAMKVLVDSIRSETPRPKSPGMNNEEPIELSHYPGAKKPPPGEKPKIERDDFPAPPYPYTDPERRRRYSDSYKNIESDDEVDHSKSKEDKEIVAEMRLRKEEEELSKLKSSGMGKVILKDLQEHKKYEHWKRENLDPRNASRTPSASKEPTYRLRYESPVGASPSRNLDHHRPCEDEYFERSTSYRGSVGRAIGNAPSYNAIHSYRSPPKPGYGFKTSTLQTSSLRNGYSSDFSFGGLGDKTHSTEFSCGKSDISVDSITEGDRRALGADIPASSTYSGALSYHYPQQPIRRSLPNMAHSMLVHEPAKIYPYHLLLITNYRLPSDVDRCNLERHLSDVEFDAILQCSRAEFYRMPQWRRNEIKRRARLF; encoded by the exons GTAAAACCAAAATCCAGTGCAGTAAATGCCAGAAAAAGTGCTCCGGCGAGGTGTTGCGTGTTTCGGACCGATATTTCCACAAGACGTGCTTCCAGTGCACCAAATGCAACAAATCGCTGGCGACGGGCGGCTTCTTCTCAAAGGATGGCTCGTACTACTGCACCCTGGACTACCAGAAGCTGTACGGCACCAAATGCGCGGCCTGCAATCAGTACGTCGAGGGCGAGGTAGTTTCCACCATGGGCAACACATATCATCAGAAGTGCTTCACCTGTAGCAAGTGCAAACAAGCGTTTCAATCGGGCAGCAAG GTTACCAACACCGGCAAAGAAGTCCTCTGCGAGAACTGTGTAACCGGTCCGGTAGCAACAGCCCCACAGTTGACAAATTCGGCGGCAGCGTCACCAAAGAGACAGATCGAACAAAAGCAGGAGCAGAAGACGATCAAAGAAATCACCTCCAGCCCGACCAAGGCGGCCACTCTCCATCATCACCAGGAAGCGATACGAAAGCAACAGAATAGCAAGGACGTCGATCCGAACGAGTGCGCCGGATGTCACCAGCAGTTGAAAGAAGGTCAGGCACTGATCGCACTCGATCGCCAGTGGCACATTTGGTGTTTCAA ATGCAACGCGTGCGGAGTGACGCTGAATGGCGAGTACATGGGCAAGGATGGAGTTCCGTACTGTGAGAAGGATTTCCAGAAATCGTTCGGAGTGAAGTGTGCCTACTGCAACCGATACATCAGCGGTAAGGTGCTGCAAGCCGGCGATAATCATCACTTCCATCCGACTTGTGCCCGGTGCACCAAGTGCGGCGATCCATTCGGCGATGGAGAGGAAATGTACCTGCAGGGTGGTGCAATATGGCACCCGCGGTGCGGTCCCGGACCGTCGTCCGAGTCCGGCATCCTGAACGGAGTCGAAACCAACGGGTTCAACACGGAAACCGAATTTGACCGTACCAGTACAAGCGCAATGAGTGAAATTCAG TACCATCGTACAACCAGCCCGGGTCTGATATTAAGAGAGTACAACCGTTCCGGGTTTGAAGATATTGCCCGTATCTACACCTACAGCTACCTTACGGATGAACCGCACTACTTGCGAAAGCCGATCGAACCGTACGATAAGGCCCCGGTTTCGCCTCATTTCCATCGGCCCAATCAGTACGGAACCGGGCACCGTTCGGCATCAGGATCGCGTTCCCATTCAAGAAGCCGCAGCGCGATGAAGGTATTAGTGGACAGTATCCGCTCCGAGACGCCCCGTCCCAAGAGCCCGGGGATGAACAATGAAGAACCGATCGAGCTGAGTCACTATCCGGGAGCGAAGAAGCCCCCACCAGGCGAGAAACCAAAGATTGAGCGGGATGACTTTCCGGCACCTCCGTATCCTTACACCGACCCAGAAAGGCGCCGAAGATATTCCGATTCCTACAAGAACATTGAATCTGACGACGAGGTAGACCATTCGAAGAGCAAGGAAGATAAAGAAATTGTTGCCGAGAT GCGCCTTCGAAAAGAAGAGGAGGAGTTAAGCAAGTTAAAATCATCAGGTATGGGTAAAGtaatcctgaaggatcttcagGAGCATAAAAAGTACGAACACTGGAAACGGGAGAACCTCGATCCTCGGAATGCCTCGCGCACTCCGTCGGCATCGAAGGAACCGACTTACCGTCTACGGTATGAGTCCCCAGTGGGTGCGTCGCCCTCTAGAAACCTGGACCATCATCGACCTTGCGAAGACGAATATTTCGAACGATCGACTAGCTACCGTGGTTCCGTCGGCCGTGCCATCGGTAACGCACCCAGCTACAATG CCATCCACTCGTATAGGTCTCCTCCGAAGCCCGGATACGGATTCAAAACCTCAACACTGCAAACCTCGTCTTTAAGAAATGGTTACAGTTCT GATTTCTCGTTCGGTGGACTTGGAGATAAGACACACAGTACAGAATTCAGTTGCGGAAAAAGTGACA TCTCCGTCGATTCAATAACGGAAGGCGATCGACGTGCCCTCGGAGCCGACATTCCCGCTTCGAGCACCTACTCCGGTGCTTTGTCCTATCACTATCCTCAGCAGCCGATCCGTCGTAGCTTGCCGAATATGGCGCATTCGATGCTGGTGCACGAGCCAGCCAAAATATACCCGTACCATCTACTGCTAATCACCAACTACCGCTTGCCGTCAGACGTGGACCGGTGTAACCTGGAG CGCCACTTGTCTGATGTGGAATTCGACGCGATCCTACAGTGTTCCAGAGCCGAATTTTATCGAATGCCCCAGTGGAGACGCAACGAAATCAAGAGACGTGCCCGTCTTTTTTAA
- the LOC134218490 gene encoding actin-binding LIM protein 2 isoform X3 encodes MGKTKIQCSKCQKKCSGEVLRVSDRYFHKTCFQCTKCNKSLATGGFFSKDGSYYCTLDYQKLYGTKCAACNQYVEGEVVSTMGNTYHQKCFTCSKCKQAFQSGSKVTNTGKEVLCENCVTGPVATAPQLTNSAAASPKRQIEQKQEQKTIKEITSSPTKAATLHHHQEAIRKQQNSKDVDPNECAGCHQQLKEGQALIALDRQWHIWCFKCNACGVTLNGEYMGKDGVPYCEKDFQKSFGVKCAYCNRYISGKVLQAGDNHHFHPTCARCTKCGDPFGDGEEMYLQGGAIWHPRCGPGPSSESGILNGVETNGFNTETEFDRTSTSAMSEIQYHRTTSPGLILREYNRSGFEDIARIYTYSYLTDEPHYLRKPIEPYDKAPVSPHFHRPNQYGTGHRSASGSRSHSRSRSAMKVLVDSIRSETPRPKSPGMNNEEPIELSHYPGAKKPPPGEKPKIERDDFPAPPYPYTDPERRRRYSDSYKNIESDDEVDHSKSKEDKEIVAEMRLRKEEEELSKLKSSGMGKVILKDLQEHKKYEHWKRENLDPRNASRTPSASKEPTYRLRYESPVGASPSRNLDHHRPCEDEYFERSTSYRGSVGRAIGNAPSYNVVSSLRQVPKPGYGLAPRSHTFSSATSGSAHGAPDFSFGGLGDKTHSTEFSCGKSDISVDSITEGDRRALGADIPASSTYSGALSYHYPQQPIRRSLPNMAHSMLVHEPAKIYPYHLLLITNYRLPSDVDRCNLERHLSDVEFDAILQCSRAEFYRMPQWRRNEIKRRARLF; translated from the exons GTAAAACCAAAATCCAGTGCAGTAAATGCCAGAAAAAGTGCTCCGGCGAGGTGTTGCGTGTTTCGGACCGATATTTCCACAAGACGTGCTTCCAGTGCACCAAATGCAACAAATCGCTGGCGACGGGCGGCTTCTTCTCAAAGGATGGCTCGTACTACTGCACCCTGGACTACCAGAAGCTGTACGGCACCAAATGCGCGGCCTGCAATCAGTACGTCGAGGGCGAGGTAGTTTCCACCATGGGCAACACATATCATCAGAAGTGCTTCACCTGTAGCAAGTGCAAACAAGCGTTTCAATCGGGCAGCAAG GTTACCAACACCGGCAAAGAAGTCCTCTGCGAGAACTGTGTAACCGGTCCGGTAGCAACAGCCCCACAGTTGACAAATTCGGCGGCAGCGTCACCAAAGAGACAGATCGAACAAAAGCAGGAGCAGAAGACGATCAAAGAAATCACCTCCAGCCCGACCAAGGCGGCCACTCTCCATCATCACCAGGAAGCGATACGAAAGCAACAGAATAGCAAGGACGTCGATCCGAACGAGTGCGCCGGATGTCACCAGCAGTTGAAAGAAGGTCAGGCACTGATCGCACTCGATCGCCAGTGGCACATTTGGTGTTTCAA ATGCAACGCGTGCGGAGTGACGCTGAATGGCGAGTACATGGGCAAGGATGGAGTTCCGTACTGTGAGAAGGATTTCCAGAAATCGTTCGGAGTGAAGTGTGCCTACTGCAACCGATACATCAGCGGTAAGGTGCTGCAAGCCGGCGATAATCATCACTTCCATCCGACTTGTGCCCGGTGCACCAAGTGCGGCGATCCATTCGGCGATGGAGAGGAAATGTACCTGCAGGGTGGTGCAATATGGCACCCGCGGTGCGGTCCCGGACCGTCGTCCGAGTCCGGCATCCTGAACGGAGTCGAAACCAACGGGTTCAACACGGAAACCGAATTTGACCGTACCAGTACAAGCGCAATGAGTGAAATTCAG TACCATCGTACAACCAGCCCGGGTCTGATATTAAGAGAGTACAACCGTTCCGGGTTTGAAGATATTGCCCGTATCTACACCTACAGCTACCTTACGGATGAACCGCACTACTTGCGAAAGCCGATCGAACCGTACGATAAGGCCCCGGTTTCGCCTCATTTCCATCGGCCCAATCAGTACGGAACCGGGCACCGTTCGGCATCAGGATCGCGTTCCCATTCAAGAAGCCGCAGCGCGATGAAGGTATTAGTGGACAGTATCCGCTCCGAGACGCCCCGTCCCAAGAGCCCGGGGATGAACAATGAAGAACCGATCGAGCTGAGTCACTATCCGGGAGCGAAGAAGCCCCCACCAGGCGAGAAACCAAAGATTGAGCGGGATGACTTTCCGGCACCTCCGTATCCTTACACCGACCCAGAAAGGCGCCGAAGATATTCCGATTCCTACAAGAACATTGAATCTGACGACGAGGTAGACCATTCGAAGAGCAAGGAAGATAAAGAAATTGTTGCCGAGAT GCGCCTTCGAAAAGAAGAGGAGGAGTTAAGCAAGTTAAAATCATCAGGTATGGGTAAAGtaatcctgaaggatcttcagGAGCATAAAAAGTACGAACACTGGAAACGGGAGAACCTCGATCCTCGGAATGCCTCGCGCACTCCGTCGGCATCGAAGGAACCGACTTACCGTCTACGGTATGAGTCCCCAGTGGGTGCGTCGCCCTCTAGAAACCTGGACCATCATCGACCTTGCGAAGACGAATATTTCGAACGATCGACTAGCTACCGTGGTTCCGTCGGCCGTGCCATCGGTAACGCACCCAGCTACAATG TGGTGAGTTCCTTACGACAAGTACCTAAACCGGGTTACGGCTTGGCCCCTCGTTCGCATACCTTCAGTTCCGCTACATCTGGTTCCGCTCACGGTGCTCCT GATTTCTCGTTCGGTGGACTTGGAGATAAGACACACAGTACAGAATTCAGTTGCGGAAAAAGTGACA TCTCCGTCGATTCAATAACGGAAGGCGATCGACGTGCCCTCGGAGCCGACATTCCCGCTTCGAGCACCTACTCCGGTGCTTTGTCCTATCACTATCCTCAGCAGCCGATCCGTCGTAGCTTGCCGAATATGGCGCATTCGATGCTGGTGCACGAGCCAGCCAAAATATACCCGTACCATCTACTGCTAATCACCAACTACCGCTTGCCGTCAGACGTGGACCGGTGTAACCTGGAG CGCCACTTGTCTGATGTGGAATTCGACGCGATCCTACAGTGTTCCAGAGCCGAATTTTATCGAATGCCCCAGTGGAGACGCAACGAAATCAAGAGACGTGCCCGTCTTTTTTAA
- the LOC134218490 gene encoding actin-binding LIM protein 1 isoform X1, producing the protein MGKTKIQCSKCQKKCSGEVLRVSDRYFHKTCFQCTKCNKSLATGGFFSKDGSYYCTLDYQKLYGTKCAACNQYVEGEVVSTMGNTYHQKCFTCSKCKQAFQSGSKVTNTGKEVLCENCVTGPVATAPQLTNSAAASPKRQIEQKQEQKTIKEITSSPTKAATLHHHQEAIRKQQNSKDVDPNECAGCHQQLKEGQALIALDRQWHIWCFKCNACGVTLNGEYMGKDGVPYCEKDFQKSFGVKCAYCNRYISGKVLQAGDNHHFHPTCARCTKCGDPFGDGEEMYLQGGAIWHPRCGPGPSSESGILNGVETNGFNTETEFDRTSTSAMSEIQFSYPSQTPSLSGSVYSPYTHRKYHRTTSPGLILREYNRSGFEDIARIYTYSYLTDEPHYLRKPIEPYDKAPVSPHFHRPNQYGTGHRSASGSRSHSRSRSAMKVLVDSIRSETPRPKSPGMNNEEPIELSHYPGAKKPPPGEKPKIERDDFPAPPYPYTDPERRRRYSDSYKNIESDDEVDHSKSKEDKEIVAEMRLRKEEEELSKLKSSGMGKVILKDLQEHKKYEHWKRENLDPRNASRTPSASKEPTYRLRYESPVGASPSRNLDHHRPCEDEYFERSTSYRGSVGRAIGNAPSYNVVSSLRQVPKPGYGLAPRSHTFSSATSGSAHGAPDFSFGGLGDKTHSTEFSCGKSDISVDSITEGDRRALGADIPASSTYSGALSYHYPQQPIRRSLPNMAHSMLVHEPAKIYPYHLLLITNYRLPSDVDRCNLERHLSDVEFDAILQCSRAEFYRMPQWRRNEIKRRARLF; encoded by the exons GTAAAACCAAAATCCAGTGCAGTAAATGCCAGAAAAAGTGCTCCGGCGAGGTGTTGCGTGTTTCGGACCGATATTTCCACAAGACGTGCTTCCAGTGCACCAAATGCAACAAATCGCTGGCGACGGGCGGCTTCTTCTCAAAGGATGGCTCGTACTACTGCACCCTGGACTACCAGAAGCTGTACGGCACCAAATGCGCGGCCTGCAATCAGTACGTCGAGGGCGAGGTAGTTTCCACCATGGGCAACACATATCATCAGAAGTGCTTCACCTGTAGCAAGTGCAAACAAGCGTTTCAATCGGGCAGCAAG GTTACCAACACCGGCAAAGAAGTCCTCTGCGAGAACTGTGTAACCGGTCCGGTAGCAACAGCCCCACAGTTGACAAATTCGGCGGCAGCGTCACCAAAGAGACAGATCGAACAAAAGCAGGAGCAGAAGACGATCAAAGAAATCACCTCCAGCCCGACCAAGGCGGCCACTCTCCATCATCACCAGGAAGCGATACGAAAGCAACAGAATAGCAAGGACGTCGATCCGAACGAGTGCGCCGGATGTCACCAGCAGTTGAAAGAAGGTCAGGCACTGATCGCACTCGATCGCCAGTGGCACATTTGGTGTTTCAA ATGCAACGCGTGCGGAGTGACGCTGAATGGCGAGTACATGGGCAAGGATGGAGTTCCGTACTGTGAGAAGGATTTCCAGAAATCGTTCGGAGTGAAGTGTGCCTACTGCAACCGATACATCAGCGGTAAGGTGCTGCAAGCCGGCGATAATCATCACTTCCATCCGACTTGTGCCCGGTGCACCAAGTGCGGCGATCCATTCGGCGATGGAGAGGAAATGTACCTGCAGGGTGGTGCAATATGGCACCCGCGGTGCGGTCCCGGACCGTCGTCCGAGTCCGGCATCCTGAACGGAGTCGAAACCAACGGGTTCAACACGGAAACCGAATTTGACCGTACCAGTACAAGCGCAATGAGTGAAATTCAG ttttcgTATCCTTCACAAACACCAAGTTTGAGTGGTTCTGTTTATAGTCCTTACACGCATAGAAAG TACCATCGTACAACCAGCCCGGGTCTGATATTAAGAGAGTACAACCGTTCCGGGTTTGAAGATATTGCCCGTATCTACACCTACAGCTACCTTACGGATGAACCGCACTACTTGCGAAAGCCGATCGAACCGTACGATAAGGCCCCGGTTTCGCCTCATTTCCATCGGCCCAATCAGTACGGAACCGGGCACCGTTCGGCATCAGGATCGCGTTCCCATTCAAGAAGCCGCAGCGCGATGAAGGTATTAGTGGACAGTATCCGCTCCGAGACGCCCCGTCCCAAGAGCCCGGGGATGAACAATGAAGAACCGATCGAGCTGAGTCACTATCCGGGAGCGAAGAAGCCCCCACCAGGCGAGAAACCAAAGATTGAGCGGGATGACTTTCCGGCACCTCCGTATCCTTACACCGACCCAGAAAGGCGCCGAAGATATTCCGATTCCTACAAGAACATTGAATCTGACGACGAGGTAGACCATTCGAAGAGCAAGGAAGATAAAGAAATTGTTGCCGAGAT GCGCCTTCGAAAAGAAGAGGAGGAGTTAAGCAAGTTAAAATCATCAGGTATGGGTAAAGtaatcctgaaggatcttcagGAGCATAAAAAGTACGAACACTGGAAACGGGAGAACCTCGATCCTCGGAATGCCTCGCGCACTCCGTCGGCATCGAAGGAACCGACTTACCGTCTACGGTATGAGTCCCCAGTGGGTGCGTCGCCCTCTAGAAACCTGGACCATCATCGACCTTGCGAAGACGAATATTTCGAACGATCGACTAGCTACCGTGGTTCCGTCGGCCGTGCCATCGGTAACGCACCCAGCTACAATG TGGTGAGTTCCTTACGACAAGTACCTAAACCGGGTTACGGCTTGGCCCCTCGTTCGCATACCTTCAGTTCCGCTACATCTGGTTCCGCTCACGGTGCTCCT GATTTCTCGTTCGGTGGACTTGGAGATAAGACACACAGTACAGAATTCAGTTGCGGAAAAAGTGACA TCTCCGTCGATTCAATAACGGAAGGCGATCGACGTGCCCTCGGAGCCGACATTCCCGCTTCGAGCACCTACTCCGGTGCTTTGTCCTATCACTATCCTCAGCAGCCGATCCGTCGTAGCTTGCCGAATATGGCGCATTCGATGCTGGTGCACGAGCCAGCCAAAATATACCCGTACCATCTACTGCTAATCACCAACTACCGCTTGCCGTCAGACGTGGACCGGTGTAACCTGGAG CGCCACTTGTCTGATGTGGAATTCGACGCGATCCTACAGTGTTCCAGAGCCGAATTTTATCGAATGCCCCAGTGGAGACGCAACGAAATCAAGAGACGTGCCCGTCTTTTTTAA
- the LOC134218490 gene encoding actin-binding LIM protein 3 isoform X2, whose protein sequence is MGKTKIQCSKCQKKCSGEVLRVSDRYFHKTCFQCTKCNKSLATGGFFSKDGSYYCTLDYQKLYGTKCAACNQYVEGEVVSTMGNTYHQKCFTCSKCKQAFQSGSKVTNTGKEVLCENCVTGPVATAPQLTNSAAASPKRQIEQKQEQKTIKEITSSPTKAATLHHHQEAIRKQQNSKDVDPNECAGCHQQLKEGQALIALDRQWHIWCFKCNACGVTLNGEYMGKDGVPYCEKDFQKSFGVKCAYCNRYISGKVLQAGDNHHFHPTCARCTKCGDPFGDGEEMYLQGGAIWHPRCGPGPSSESGILNGVETNGFNTETEFDRTSTSAMSEIQFSYPSQTPSLSGSVYSPYTHRKYHRTTSPGLILREYNRSGFEDIARIYTYSYLTDEPHYLRKPIEPYDKAPVSPHFHRPNQYGTGHRSASGSRSHSRSRSAMKVLVDSIRSETPRPKSPGMNNEEPIELSHYPGAKKPPPGEKPKIERDDFPAPPYPYTDPERRRRYSDSYKNIESDDEVDHSKSKEDKEIVAEMRLRKEEEELSKLKSSGMGKVILKDLQEHKKYEHWKRENLDPRNASRTPSASKEPTYRLRYESPVGASPSRNLDHHRPCEDEYFERSTSYRGSVGRAIGNAPSYNAIHSYRSPPKPGYGFKTSTLQTSSLRNGYSSDFSFGGLGDKTHSTEFSCGKSDISVDSITEGDRRALGADIPASSTYSGALSYHYPQQPIRRSLPNMAHSMLVHEPAKIYPYHLLLITNYRLPSDVDRCNLERHLSDVEFDAILQCSRAEFYRMPQWRRNEIKRRARLF, encoded by the exons GTAAAACCAAAATCCAGTGCAGTAAATGCCAGAAAAAGTGCTCCGGCGAGGTGTTGCGTGTTTCGGACCGATATTTCCACAAGACGTGCTTCCAGTGCACCAAATGCAACAAATCGCTGGCGACGGGCGGCTTCTTCTCAAAGGATGGCTCGTACTACTGCACCCTGGACTACCAGAAGCTGTACGGCACCAAATGCGCGGCCTGCAATCAGTACGTCGAGGGCGAGGTAGTTTCCACCATGGGCAACACATATCATCAGAAGTGCTTCACCTGTAGCAAGTGCAAACAAGCGTTTCAATCGGGCAGCAAG GTTACCAACACCGGCAAAGAAGTCCTCTGCGAGAACTGTGTAACCGGTCCGGTAGCAACAGCCCCACAGTTGACAAATTCGGCGGCAGCGTCACCAAAGAGACAGATCGAACAAAAGCAGGAGCAGAAGACGATCAAAGAAATCACCTCCAGCCCGACCAAGGCGGCCACTCTCCATCATCACCAGGAAGCGATACGAAAGCAACAGAATAGCAAGGACGTCGATCCGAACGAGTGCGCCGGATGTCACCAGCAGTTGAAAGAAGGTCAGGCACTGATCGCACTCGATCGCCAGTGGCACATTTGGTGTTTCAA ATGCAACGCGTGCGGAGTGACGCTGAATGGCGAGTACATGGGCAAGGATGGAGTTCCGTACTGTGAGAAGGATTTCCAGAAATCGTTCGGAGTGAAGTGTGCCTACTGCAACCGATACATCAGCGGTAAGGTGCTGCAAGCCGGCGATAATCATCACTTCCATCCGACTTGTGCCCGGTGCACCAAGTGCGGCGATCCATTCGGCGATGGAGAGGAAATGTACCTGCAGGGTGGTGCAATATGGCACCCGCGGTGCGGTCCCGGACCGTCGTCCGAGTCCGGCATCCTGAACGGAGTCGAAACCAACGGGTTCAACACGGAAACCGAATTTGACCGTACCAGTACAAGCGCAATGAGTGAAATTCAG ttttcgTATCCTTCACAAACACCAAGTTTGAGTGGTTCTGTTTATAGTCCTTACACGCATAGAAAG TACCATCGTACAACCAGCCCGGGTCTGATATTAAGAGAGTACAACCGTTCCGGGTTTGAAGATATTGCCCGTATCTACACCTACAGCTACCTTACGGATGAACCGCACTACTTGCGAAAGCCGATCGAACCGTACGATAAGGCCCCGGTTTCGCCTCATTTCCATCGGCCCAATCAGTACGGAACCGGGCACCGTTCGGCATCAGGATCGCGTTCCCATTCAAGAAGCCGCAGCGCGATGAAGGTATTAGTGGACAGTATCCGCTCCGAGACGCCCCGTCCCAAGAGCCCGGGGATGAACAATGAAGAACCGATCGAGCTGAGTCACTATCCGGGAGCGAAGAAGCCCCCACCAGGCGAGAAACCAAAGATTGAGCGGGATGACTTTCCGGCACCTCCGTATCCTTACACCGACCCAGAAAGGCGCCGAAGATATTCCGATTCCTACAAGAACATTGAATCTGACGACGAGGTAGACCATTCGAAGAGCAAGGAAGATAAAGAAATTGTTGCCGAGAT GCGCCTTCGAAAAGAAGAGGAGGAGTTAAGCAAGTTAAAATCATCAGGTATGGGTAAAGtaatcctgaaggatcttcagGAGCATAAAAAGTACGAACACTGGAAACGGGAGAACCTCGATCCTCGGAATGCCTCGCGCACTCCGTCGGCATCGAAGGAACCGACTTACCGTCTACGGTATGAGTCCCCAGTGGGTGCGTCGCCCTCTAGAAACCTGGACCATCATCGACCTTGCGAAGACGAATATTTCGAACGATCGACTAGCTACCGTGGTTCCGTCGGCCGTGCCATCGGTAACGCACCCAGCTACAATG CCATCCACTCGTATAGGTCTCCTCCGAAGCCCGGATACGGATTCAAAACCTCAACACTGCAAACCTCGTCTTTAAGAAATGGTTACAGTTCT GATTTCTCGTTCGGTGGACTTGGAGATAAGACACACAGTACAGAATTCAGTTGCGGAAAAAGTGACA TCTCCGTCGATTCAATAACGGAAGGCGATCGACGTGCCCTCGGAGCCGACATTCCCGCTTCGAGCACCTACTCCGGTGCTTTGTCCTATCACTATCCTCAGCAGCCGATCCGTCGTAGCTTGCCGAATATGGCGCATTCGATGCTGGTGCACGAGCCAGCCAAAATATACCCGTACCATCTACTGCTAATCACCAACTACCGCTTGCCGTCAGACGTGGACCGGTGTAACCTGGAG CGCCACTTGTCTGATGTGGAATTCGACGCGATCCTACAGTGTTCCAGAGCCGAATTTTATCGAATGCCCCAGTGGAGACGCAACGAAATCAAGAGACGTGCCCGTCTTTTTTAA